From the genome of Acidaminococcus sp.:
TTTATCGGAGCTTCTTCGCACAATCTGGTATCGCTCGGTACGGCGGCTTTTGTGGCTGTTTTTCTTGCCAGCCGTTCCCATCACAATATTTAAATGGGCGGTAGTGTGCTGTCAGATAGAATTAAAACTGGGTGTTTCCGATTTTATACGCATAAGGTACAATAAGCAGTACAATATAAAGTAAGATCCCTCAAGGAGGTTATTCAAATGAAAATAAATCGCGTTCTCGCTATCCATGACCTTTGTTCTTTTGGCCGCTGCTCCCTGACGGCTGCCATGCCTGTGCTTTCCGCTATGGGAAACCAGGTCTGTCCGTTCCCGACGGCTCTTTACAGCAACAATCTGACCTACGGCAACTATGTTTCCAAAGATTTAACCGACGTCATGGGCTCTTATATGGACAAATGGGAAGAACTGGGCCTCGAATTTGATGCGATTTACAGCGGCTTCCTTGCTAGTGGTGCCCAGGCAGAAGCCGTGGCATCCTGTATTGACCGTTTTGGAAAGTATAAGCTTGTCGTCGTCGATCCGGCCATGGGTGACGGCGGTATGTTGTATCCTGTTTTTGGCGCCGACATGGTAGAAGCCATGAAGAAACTTGTCGCCAAAGCAACCGTTATTACGCCGAACTATACGGAAGCCTGCCTCCTTACAGGCACGCCGTATGCCGATAAAATACCGGATGAAGATGCGCTGGGTGAGATCTGCGAAAAACTTCTTGCCATGGGTCCGCAATTTGTTGTCATTACGAGTGTGCCCAGCGATGACGAGCATATTTCCACCGCCTGCATGGAAACTACGCAGGTATTCCCGGAAATCTACCGCGTGGACAGACTGCCCTTTGCCACCAGCGGCATCGGCGATATCTTTACGAGTGCACTCACCGGTTACCTGCTGAAGCATAAGGATCTCGACCAGTGCGTACAGGGCGCGGCCGACTTCGTAAGTTACGTCATTCAGGCCACAGTTGACGCCGGCACTGATCCTAAAGAAGGCGTCTTGCTCGAAGGCTGCCTGTGGCAGCTCTTAATGCCCCAGACCAAAAACTGCACCACCTGCACGGCAAGATAATCACTTTTCTGAAAATTTCATGCCAGTTAGGATCTATCATCGGGACTTTGGTGAGTCATCACCGAAGTCCCGATTTTTTGGTACACCGAAAAGAAAGGGAGGAGGAATATGTTATGCGCAGATTCATACTCATCCTTTTCTAATGTACAAAATTTTACATTATATTGTATTGCATCCAACGAATTCATGCCAATTTTTTAATTTTTGTAAAATATTCGAAAAAATACTATATCTTTCTGTTTATTCGGACTATAATAAAAATAAATTGATAGCAATAAAATAAACTTATTTCTATACTTAATAGCCGATAATCATTCTTACTATAAATATTAATAGAATGAAAAAATACATCCGTTGTCTGTTTCTTTCAAAGGGGATGGGGATTATGAGGAGTAGAAACGACAGACAATATCGACAGCTGCGGCGTAATGTGATGCTAGTATTGGCATCTCTGTTTGTATTCGGAGGCAGCAGTACTGTATGTGCTGGAGAGAATCGGTTTTCTGTTACTTCTGGCGATAAAACTGTCAGAGGTGATTGCTTTGATTTCACTGGAACCAACAAGCCGGCAATCAGTATTTCAGGTTCAGGTGCTACTGGATTGATAGAAAGTTTAAATGGCGGTATTTCAGCAACCAATAATTGGTCAGGTAGTAAGAGTAATGATGCTTCTACTTCTTCTGCCATTGTTGCCAGTAATGGCGGTAATTTGAAACTTCAGGCAGATCAGGGTGACATTTCTGTGACCGGTCCGTACGGCATGCATGCCGAATCTGGCGCTTCAATAACGCTAGAAGCTGTGGAAGGAAACAATGTCATTAAAGGTTATACAAACGCCGTTAGTGCTTTCATGGAATATCCTTATCAAAAGGGGAGAGGTACTGTTACTATTCAAAATGAACTGGGGGACAATGAAATTTCTGCTTCTTACGACGGGGATTTGTATGCCAATTATGTTGAATTTGGCAATTCTCCATTTTACGACATGCATGGCAATGGTATTTACGCAGATTTTTTACTTGGCCCAAGGTATTTAGAGTCAGTTCATGCTGATTTAGGAGAAGCAACTGATATTTCTGTTGTTGCAGGTCACAATAATAAAATTACCGGTACTCAAACTGCAATCAGGAGTAGGTACTTGAATATTAATGTAGCTGCCGGTGGTGAAACGGATGCAGAAGGAAAACTGGCCGGTGTGTCAACGCTGGGCGGAAAGATTGAAATTCATTCCAACCGGAATGTCATCCATGGTTCAGGCGTAGAGTTAATGTCTTACATAACGGGAACAAAAACTCCTGAGACCGGATATGGTATTGAAGCTGCATCGGATTATTACCAGACTTCGCAGCATAATATATGTGAGCAGGAAGGGCTTGTCAATGTTCAGGCATCGGGAGACAATGACATTTACGGATATACATATGGGGTTTATTCGCATGAGAGCAATGCGAATGTCAATGTTGAATCTTCAAGTGGTGTAAATAAAATCTCCGGTGGTGAAGCCGGGGCAAAAGCTTCTGAAGGCGGCCGCATTCAGATAAGCGGGACGACTCAAGTCACCGGCGGAAACGGTACCGGAACAGCCCTTGCAGCGTCGCATCCTATTGCTCCCTATCTTGACCTCAATATCTGGGTACCTTCTGGGGCAAAATCGCATGATTTTGGCATGGAAGATTGGGATGATAATGTTTGGGATGATGATGGGGATGCGGCACCAGCATCACGAAATGTACGGAAAGCTGCAGCAGTAAAGAGTACCGCTCTGCGAAGGAGTCCGGCAAATCAAAATACGGAGACAAATCAGCTTGTTTATCCGTCTATCGATTTGCAGTATGGGGCGGGAAGTGAAGTCAAAGGGAGTGTAGAAGCCCTCGATGGCGGGACTATTACCATCTCGCCGCAAACCAAGGGAACAATTGCCATTTACGGGAATATCGCCTCCTATACGCCGTACAAGGAATATTCAAAATGGCGTGAAACCTATTATAATGAGAAGTATTACTTTAAAGATATGCTTCCCGATTATCCGGAAAAAGCGGCCGTAAATTTAACGCTTTCAAACGGCAGTACGCTGACAGGAACCGTCGATACGGGTCTTATGTATGCCGAAAACAGTGCAAACAATGCTGTTCTTATCGAAGATTCGGACGAGGCCGTTTCTTACAAAGAGGCACCGGAAGGCGCCGTGCTTCTCGGTGATGTCAATCTGGAGCTGAACGACACGAGCGTATGGAATATGACCGGTCCCAGCGCTGTGACGAAACTCGGCGGCAGCGGCGGTACGGTAGCTTTTGTCCATGGCGGCCATGGCCTCCAGATTGATGAACTGGAAGGCAGTCACACTTTCGCGATGGATCTTTCGATGAACGGCGCCGACAGCGATATGCTTTATATCCGTGAAGGAGCGAGCGATGAACAGACGCTGAAGGTCAAAAACTCCGCAGCGCTGAATCAGGAGATGCAGTCTGGAGATGTCGTCCGTTTTGCTGTGGTTTCTTCTTCCTACGATGGGTTCCGCAACAATAAAGTGTATGTGCCCGACGGGATTACGAACGCCACGCTGAGTGTTCAATATCGCAGCGTTGCTTCCGATCCGCTCAATACGCAGGCCTACAATGACTCCTATAACGGGGACGGGACCAACAAGCCGACAACGGCTGAAGTGCAGGCCAGTTACATCGATGGTTACGACGATCCGCAGTACGTCTATCTCGTCAAACAGGATGAAGAAGTAATTACGTCAGACGAACAGTCTCATGAATATATCAATGACGGAGCTAAGACACCGGGTAGGGCGCGGAATATCATCTGGCGTTATGTCACGGATCTCGATACTTTCACCAATCGTACCGGTGAGGCCCAGTACTTCACGCCAGGTGCGGATCAGGGCGGCTGGGTTCGCCTGAGATACCGTAACTTCGGTGTTGACGGAACAGGTGAGGTCGACGGCAATACTTATGAAATCGGGTATACGACGGTCGTCAAGGATACGGATGAAGAAAAACACCGTTTCAGCGTATCCGGTGCCTATGGCAAGGAGACCGGTCATTTCGAAGGGTACGGCGGCAGCCTGGAGGTACGCGATGCTTCCTTTAACCTGTACGATACGCATGAATACTTCCCGGCAGCGGAAGAAATGGCCGCAAAGCCGGCCTGGAAAAAGGGCACGCACAGCTATTGGGATACGTATCTAAAATACCATCATGTGAAGACCGATTACTCCGCAGTGGATCACCAGACAGAAGCCAGGTATGACGGCAACTATGACCAGGATATCATCAGTCTGTCGACGGAATACGGCCGTGAGAACAAGCTGAGTGACAAGTGGAGCATCGTGCCGCAGGCTCAGCTGCAGCTTTCCTATGTGGGCGGCTATGACTACTATGATTCGCAGGATCTCCATGTCGACGCCGATCATGATTGGAGCCTCATCGGCCGCCTGGGCTTTGACCTCGTGCGTGAACTTGATCCGAAACTGGACAGCAAGCTCTACTTCAAGGCCAGCGTGCTGCATGAATTCCTGGACGGCAGCGATGTGACCGTCAGCGCTAACGGAGATTATTATAACGATAACGGTGACCTGTCCGGCACCTGGGGCGTCCTGGGTCTCGGCTACAGCGCTAAAATTGGTGAGCAGCAGTATATGTACCTTGACGCAGAAAGGTACTTCGGCAATGATTTTGCCAGAACGTATAGTATACGCGCTGGTGTAAACTGGAAATTCTGATAAACGCTGTGGCGCTTCGCGCAAAAAGAAGGCTGTGACGCCGCCTTTGGCGGCTAGCTATGGCTGCCTTCGGCAGCTGAAAGTTGACAATTAGGTCAGAGAATAGAATTAACAAAACAAAAGAGATATGACATCAGGGCATACGTTTCTAAATGGAGCGTATGCCTTACTTTTATTTAAAAGAAGCTATCTTCCACCGCACTAGTTAGCACTTTCTGCGATGCTCCTTCTTACCAGCAAGAAAATAAACAATCAACTAGCCCCGATTTTTGCTGTCTGCAACTTTTGTAATAATAATTTTAATGAGCAATATAAATTAATTGATTATTTCGTCAACTTATATTGAAAATTAATATAGAATTGCTTAAAATAAAAACAGATAATTATCAGTAAATTTAAAAAGCGTTAATTAATTTAGTTTATGACAGAGTTCCGGCATACTGGAGGCGATGAGAGGAGTAAGGCAGCATTAATCGGATTACAATTTCGCATACGTCGGGAGAGCACATTGTTTTGCTTAGGGGAAAAGGTGATAGCAATGAGGACATCTTTAAAAAAGAGTGTGCTGTTGGCGCTGGCTGGATTTACTGTATTCGGGCTTGCTGGGAATGCTTATGCATATGATGAGTCGGGAACGGATGACCCTAAAGTCTATTCGGACGTCCGTTTTCACTCGTACCCCCCAGAAACGTATCATTTTACATTTCCAAGTATTGAGATGACTGCTCCAAATACTAATGGATATTATTCCACTCCTGTGCCTGTCTGGGTTACGGATGGTAACCAGGTTTATCTTGAAGCAACGACGGGAAATGTCACTGTAGGAAAGCCTCTTTCTGATGGAGGTTGTAAATGGGGTGCCTATGTCGATAGTAGGGGTACCAATAGTGTACTCACTAAACTCACCATAGATGCAAAGCAGGATGTTATAGTCATGGGGGAAGGTATCCATCATTTTGGAATTTCGGCCTATAACAATGCCGAAACCAAAGTTATTGCTGGCGGCAATACGGAGATGTATGGCGGATATTCTACCATATATGCTTGCGATGCCGACGGTGAAAATGCTACAGGCAATACGCTTCTCACTGTTACATCAGAAGGAAGCAACAACATTTATGCAGCGGATGATACCAGTAAAAATTACGGTGCTGGCTGCGTTTCTGCAAACAATGGTGCCGAAATCCAGATTGAAGCTAAAAATGGTGATAATAACTTTATTGCGACTGGCAATCGTTATAAGCTCTGTGCTATTGATTCGAACGTCATTTACCAAACCGGATATGGAACTCCAGTGAAACAGTCATTGGTAGAAGTTACTGCGGACAAGGGTTCCAACCATGTATCTCATCCTTACATGGGGATGAGAGCTAGAATTTGGGGTAAAATTGATTTCACTGCCTACCAGGATAATACCGTTACAACGACGTTGCCAAA
Proteins encoded in this window:
- a CDS encoding pyridoxamine kinase, with translation MKINRVLAIHDLCSFGRCSLTAAMPVLSAMGNQVCPFPTALYSNNLTYGNYVSKDLTDVMGSYMDKWEELGLEFDAIYSGFLASGAQAEAVASCIDRFGKYKLVVVDPAMGDGGMLYPVFGADMVEAMKKLVAKATVITPNYTEACLLTGTPYADKIPDEDALGEICEKLLAMGPQFVVITSVPSDDEHISTACMETTQVFPEIYRVDRLPFATSGIGDIFTSALTGYLLKHKDLDQCVQGAADFVSYVIQATVDAGTDPKEGVLLEGCLWQLLMPQTKNCTTCTAR
- a CDS encoding autotransporter outer membrane beta-barrel domain-containing protein encodes the protein MIESLNGGISATNNWSGSKSNDASTSSAIVASNGGNLKLQADQGDISVTGPYGMHAESGASITLEAVEGNNVIKGYTNAVSAFMEYPYQKGRGTVTIQNELGDNEISASYDGDLYANYVEFGNSPFYDMHGNGIYADFLLGPRYLESVHADLGEATDISVVAGHNNKITGTQTAIRSRYLNINVAAGGETDAEGKLAGVSTLGGKIEIHSNRNVIHGSGVELMSYITGTKTPETGYGIEAASDYYQTSQHNICEQEGLVNVQASGDNDIYGYTYGVYSHESNANVNVESSSGVNKISGGEAGAKASEGGRIQISGTTQVTGGNGTGTALAASHPIAPYLDLNIWVPSGAKSHDFGMEDWDDNVWDDDGDAAPASRNVRKAAAVKSTALRRSPANQNTETNQLVYPSIDLQYGAGSEVKGSVEALDGGTITISPQTKGTIAIYGNIASYTPYKEYSKWRETYYNEKYYFKDMLPDYPEKAAVNLTLSNGSTLTGTVDTGLMYAENSANNAVLIEDSDEAVSYKEAPEGAVLLGDVNLELNDTSVWNMTGPSAVTKLGGSGGTVAFVHGGHGLQIDELEGSHTFAMDLSMNGADSDMLYIREGASDEQTLKVKNSAALNQEMQSGDVVRFAVVSSSYDGFRNNKVYVPDGITNATLSVQYRSVASDPLNTQAYNDSYNGDGTNKPTTAEVQASYIDGYDDPQYVYLVKQDEEVITSDEQSHEYINDGAKTPGRARNIIWRYVTDLDTFTNRTGEAQYFTPGADQGGWVRLRYRNFGVDGTGEVDGNTYEIGYTTVVKDTDEEKHRFSVSGAYGKETGHFEGYGGSLEVRDASFNLYDTHEYFPAAEEMAAKPAWKKGTHSYWDTYLKYHHVKTDYSAVDHQTEARYDGNYDQDIISLSTEYGRENKLSDKWSIVPQAQLQLSYVGGYDYYDSQDLHVDADHDWSLIGRLGFDLVRELDPKLDSKLYFKASVLHEFLDGSDVTVSANGDYYNDNGDLSGTWGVLGLGYSAKIGEQQYMYLDAERYFGNDFARTYSIRAGVNWKF